From the Globicephala melas chromosome 8, mGloMel1.2, whole genome shotgun sequence genome, the window TTGATAGATCTTTGGGCAAGTTTCTCTAAGGACAATGAAACTGTTTTGGCAGGAGAATTTCAGAAGAGGATAGAGATGCTGATAGAGACCATGGCAGAGCTAAGTCAATTTGATGTTGATGGTGAGGTATGGTGTGGAGGTCTCAGTCTCCTTTCTAAATGTGGGGTTTTGCTTCTCAATGTTTAGAGAGGTTTGTTGCAGATACATGTGATTGTGAATATGTGGTCTGTTGAGATGGGATGGCTGATTGTGGTTAACTAAATGTATCTTTCTCCCACCTCGCTTGCAAACTAGTTCCATTGTCTGGACAACAGTCTATGCTGACTTAGCAATGATACTGTGCTACTCTCCCTCCTTCAGTTCCTTCTGTGTCCTGAAGCATaggtaaggaaagaagaaaggtctgTTGACAAAAAGTCAGGATATCCTCTGGGACAAGGCTAAAAGTATTATAGTTTAATTCAAAACCCACACAGATCCATTTGTAAATAAATGCTATGAGATGACATCGTAATGGAAGTGTGTACTTTTAAATTGATTTCCTTTTGATGTGATAAAAACATCTTCTGAAAGAGATATTGAAACCTGGCTTTCGATGGAAAGTAAcataattcagattttaaaatagaaaaccttTTGTTGATAGTAGTTTACTCGATTTCAGCGCATGTACCAAGCTTTATTTGCGGCAGTTTATAAATTAGCTTTGAACCAACTATAATTCATAAATTGTTCCTTATGACTGATTTACAGGCAATCTCATTAATTGCAGTAGCAAAAAGACCTTGAAGtaagcaagaaatagaaaataaaacaacccgGGGATTGAAAATGGGGAGACACACATACTCTACGATTAAGAGCAATGTATCATATTTCGGTATGTTTTACTGATAGTATGTTTCTGATAATTTACTGATAGTATGTTTCTGGTCATTCCAGTTCATCCTTACCACAACTTTGAATAATAAGTATTAGTGTTATTCCTATCTTATATAAGAGGAAGAAGCTcccatcactttttattttaaaatgtagtaaatatttattacttattatgAGCCAGTAACTTTATCTGTATTATGTGACAGTGCTAACAAAAGCCTTTTGAGTAAGTAACTCTGTTGTTTCCCTTTTACAAATGCGGAAAGTAAGCTATAGACAGGTGAAGTAACTTTCCCAATTGTAGGGTCATGGGGGTTAAAGCAGGCATATAAATTCAAAGTCTTCATGAGCCTTTTCTCTGACCACCGGACATGGCTGCCTttgttatttcatattttaaagggaTAAAGGTAGCAAATGGCAGAATAAGGACGTATCTTTTTCACTTTTGTGCGATTTCCAGTCAACCAGTTATTTTGACCTCTGTTGCCAGAGACCCTAGGATTCTAGAGAGAGtcatggggtgggaggtgggaggagggatggaggagtAGGGCCCTATGACCCCAATCCTAAAAGCATCTATCAATTAATATAGTAGAGATTTTATgtgctgttcttttttctttctttctttctttttaaaaattccctcttACCTTCAGAAGTGTGTTTTGGGGAAAGGGGAACATATGCaatgaaaatactgaatcacATGAATGACAGATTTTCTGTGGTCATGATCACTGGCAATTTAAATAAGATTCTACTTAAAATAGAAATCTACAAGGGTTTTTAAGGTTGTGTTTAAACTTACAATGAAGGAAAACTCCCAATCTAACTCAGGGTGAGAAGCCTGCCAGCCACATTGTTGTGGTAtgaataatttcagtgggttCTGGAACACAGGAGCTATCCCAGTTGCCTGGTATCTAGCCCTGGGATGATGAGGGCAGAGGGATAGTGGCTCAAGTGTAAAGAGCCCTGTAAAAACTGATAAAGGAAATGATTGGGGTACTGGCTTCATAATGGTTGCCTTGAATATGAAAGGCATGCCTGTGAGCCCGTCCTttactatctctaggaattagTTAGCCCTTGGAGGGGCAGTCTCTCCAGGATAAGCACAGCCCCGTATCAAAAcatcagaaaatacagaaaataaaaggcatgatTAAATACATTGGTACACATCACTATACCAGGTACTGTGCTGTCAGGAGGCTAAGAAGAGACCATGAGACATGGCCACTGTCCTCACGGAGCTCAAAAGGTAGTGCAGGAAACAGACCCAGGGACAAATGATCGTAGTACTGAATGGTGTGAAAAGTCAACCTAGAGCTGCAGGAGCCCGGAGAAAGGCAGCAAGTCAGTTTGCCACAGAAGGCTGGAAGAAAGAGTAACAACTCAGCACCCAGTGGTCAAATTTCTTTGCTGCCATAGGGAAGGAGACCAAAACAAGCCTCTGAAGCCAGAAAGCATCTATGACTTTAAACCTCACCTTCTTGAGATTCAGGTCCTTTTCTGCCgttctgtgaatgtgggtgtaTATTGAAGGGCTGCTAATGGCAGATACATTTACTGAGTGAAGAATCTCTTTTTATAGGAAAAGAGCCTCTTCTCTGTCTTGTGTACTCTATGAAGATGGAGTtatttacaaatgttaattaACATTGAGAATCTCACCACTGGTAGAAGGGTTATACTCCTAAAGAGGAGACAGACGGCCCTTCTCTCCTCAAGACCTTGAATGGTAGGCATGCAAGAGATGACCAAAAAAGTCCACTTGTCTCTGGAATTGACTTTTCTCTAAGGCTCACTTGGAGCAGCTGGAGGATCTTCCTAATTTTTCTCCTTGCTGCTGGTTTCTTCCAAAACTTTTCTGTCTCCCTGTTAATCTAACATTAtcattcttaaaaacaaagcTCATGATAGCATTTCTTTGTATAAACAGAATATGTCGCCTGTAGGATAAAACGGGGACTCTTAAGTTTGGCGTAACCAACTCTTCAGTCTGGCCCCGATCTTATCCCAGCTTCTTTCCCATTCTCTTCCCCAGGCTTTCCGTTCTCCCACCACAGAGGAATTTTTATGGTGCTTTGGTTGTACTAGCATCCTTCATGTTTCCTTGTCTTAGCTCAGCCTGGTCcctctgctcttctttcttttctttatcaattTCTTTTACAAAATCTAAATCAGGTGACCCTCCTCTTTGAAAATCTCCTGATTTACCAGCACAGATTGAGTTACTCTGACTTCAGCTCCCTCCTACCAATGTGGCTTGGCCTCAGAGCAATGAACATACATTATTTTGTTTCATCTGTTTGCCTCTCTGTCTTACCTTCTGAATTATAATTCCCTCAAGGATGAGGATTATATTCTTCACCTTTGTATGCTCAGTACTTAGCAAAATGTCTGGCTAAGGGAAACAACAAtacagtagtagtaataataataatatctaatattaTTGAGTTCTTTCCATATGGAAGGCATTATTCTAAGCCCTTATGAACATTAACTAATTTTATTCTGACAGTAACACTAAGGGTTATGTAATTATGTCATTCCCATTTTGCAAGTAAGATTGAGCCATGGAGAGgataagtaacctgcccaaggtgacACGTAATAAATACTAAATTATTGTCTTAGTGCCTTTTTGAATTGGATATGGTGAGCctccacacttttttttcttcccaggagATTCACAGAAGAGGCACTGTTTATTGAGATGAGAAATTTGGGAGAGGTCATTACACAGGTGCCCAATCCATGATAAGCCAGTTGAGTGGGGTTTATACTGAGTAACACAAGCGTTGGAATTCCTCTTTGTGCCAGAAGAGTTGCAGGAAGTGagttgttttatttccttcccaGAAATCTACTTAAAATCAGTAAGAGTAGggacataatacatatataatacagttATACTAAGATTTTTTTCTGTGCGTAAACATTATGTTTCATGGGGTGTGATTTAATTTGTGGTATATCTACATGGGTAGCAGTTGGCTCTGTTGTCATGAGTTTTTGTATATGAACATCTCTAgaaatttatgtatatttgtgCATGTCATTATTTCAGTGTATTTTCACAGGAACTATATGATAAGTTGCCAGTGTTTACAGCTCAGGTCACCCCCAAAGGAAAggtattttaacaaaattaattgtgaaaaatattttgcttttgccATCATTCTTGCAGAAACTTTTTCATGGAGTTCTTGAGATCATATTCTCCTGGACTGATGAGCTGACCGTCTAAGCCCTGGTTCTGTACTTACTAACCATGTGACTGCATGCATGTCACTTCCCCTACTATTAAATTTCTTCATCTTGAAAATGGAGTCTGTAACAGTTCCTTCCTCAGAGGAATGCTGTAAGGATAAGAAAGGATCAGGGCATGCAGCCTGTGTAATTACAAAGGGCCCCATACTCAGAAGGGCCCATGCTTGGCTTCATGCCCTACTGTAACtgatttgaaattcttaataatttttaacaagacatcccatgttttcattttgccTTGAGCCCTGCAAGTTATGTAGCCATTCTTGGATAGGATTGTTTGTGAACTCCATAGCctgtggtgcctggcacatagactAATCCTCAATAAAATGCCAGGTATTAATAATTTTGCGAGGGAATTTTTAGTTTATTGGTATAGCCCCCAccccaattttattttctgaactttTCCAATCTGGTCTGGACATTGAGCCTAATTGTGGGGTACATTTCATATGTCCTCATGCATTCAGCTCAGACTTGGTTGGTAAACACTACAGTAAGGCCCTCTACCTCATTCTTCCATTGCTCTGTGATTGCACATCTGATGGAATATTGGCTGTGGATGGCTGCTGACTCAAAGTACAAAAACACTTCTCTATAAATATGAGCCAGATCGCTTAATAAATGACACTACATACAGTGACTCCAGAAAGACATCTGGAGGAGATCTAATACTCTTTTTTGCTCTCATTGTATTGCAGATTATTAGAACTCCAGAAGGACCAACACCAGATAAATTATGAATGTTGAACAAGATGACCTTACATCCACAGCAGATAATGATAGGTCCTAGGTTTAACAGGGCCTTATTTGACCCCCTGCTTGTGGTGCTGCTGGCTCTTCAACTTCTTGTGGTGGCTGGTCTGGTGCGGGCTCAAACCTGCCCTTCCGTCTGCTCCTGCAGCAACCAGTTCAGCAAGGTGATTTGCGTTCGGAAAAACCTACGTGAGGTTCCAGATGGCATCTCCACCAACACCCGGCTGCTGAACCTCCATGAGAACCAAATCCAGATCATTAAAGTGAATAGCTTCAAACACTTGAGGCACCTGGAAATCCTACAGTTGAGTAGGAATCATATCAGAACAATTGAAATTGGGGCCTTCAATGGTCTGGCAAACCTCAACACCCTGGAACTCTTTGACAATCGTCTTACGACCATCCCAAATGGAGCTTTTGTATATTTGTCTAAACTGAAGGAGCTCTGGTTGCGAAACAACCCCATCGAAAGCATCCCTTCTTATGCTTTTAACAGAATCCCTTCTTTGCGCCGACTAGACTTAGGGGAATTAAAAAGGCTTTCGTATATCTCAGAAGGTGCCTTTGAAGGTCTGTCCAACTTGAGGTATTTGAACCTTGCCATGTGCAACCTCCGAGAAATCCCTAACCTCACGCCGCTCATAAAACTAGATGAGCTGGATCTTTCTGGGAATCATCTGTCTGCCATCAGGCCTGGCTCTTTCCAGGGGTTGATGCACCTTCAAAAACTGTGGATGATACAGTCCCAGATTCAAGTGATTGAACGGAATGCCTTTGATAACCTTCAGTCACTGGTGGAGATCAACCTGGCACACAACAATCTAACATTACTGCCTCATGACCTCTTCACACCCTTGCATCATCTAGAACGGATACACTTACATCACAACCCCTGGAACTGTAACTGTGACATACTGTGGCTCAGCTGGTGGATAAAAGACATGGCCCCCTCCAACACAGCTTGCTGTGCCCGGTGTAACACGCCTCCCAATCTGAAAGGGAGGTACATTGGGGAGCTTGACCAGAATTATTTCACATGCTATGCTCCTGTCATTGTGGAGCCCCCAGCAGACCTCAATGTCACTGAAGGCATGGCAGCTGAGCTGAAATGTCGGGCCTCCACGTCCCTGACTTCTGTATCTTGGATTACTCCAAACGGAACAGTCATGACACACGGGGCGTACAAAGTGCGGATAGCCGTGCTCAGCGATGGGACGTTAAACTTCACGAATGTAACTGTGCAAGATACAGGCATGTACACATGTATGGTGAGTAATTCTGTTGGAAATACCACTGCTTCGGCCACCCTGAATGTTACTGCAGCAAACACTACTCCCTTCTCGTACTTTTCAACCGTCACAGTAGAGACTATGGAACCTTCTCAGGATGAGGCAAGGACCACAGATAACAATGTGGGTCCCACTCCGGTGATCGACTGGGAGACCACCAACGTGACCACCTCTCTCACGCCACAGAGCACAAGGTCAACAGAAAAAACTTTCACCATCCCCGTGACTGATATAAACAGTGGGATCCCAGGAATCGATGAAGTCATGAAGACTACCAAAATCATCATTGGCTGTTTTGTGGCCATCACACTCATGGCTGCAGTGATGCTGGTCATTTTCTACAAGATGAGGAAGCAGCACCATCGGCAAAACCATCATGCCCCAACGAGGACTGTTGAAATCATTAATGTGGATGATGAGATTACAGGAGACACACCCATGGAAAGCCACCTGCCCATGCCTGCTATTGAGCATGAGCACCTAAACCACTACAACTCTTACAAATCTCCCTTCAACCACACAACAACAGTTAACACAATAAATTCAATACACAGTTCAGTGCATGAACCGTTATTGATCCGAATGAACTCTAAAGACAATGTCCAAGAGACTCAAATCTAAAACATTTACAgttatgaaaaacaaacaatcacaaaaaaaagacagtttattaaaaatgacacaaatgactGGGCTAAATCTACTGTTTCAAAAAAGtgtctttacaaaaaaaaaacaaaaaagaaaagaaatttatttattaaaaattctattgTGATCTAAAGCAGACAAAATTATGTGTATTCCTCAGAACCTGTTTTTGCTGCACTTATTTACTATTTTCCCACATCTTGTCCCTGCCTTTCCCAATCGCCATATTTTTCATAGGAGATCTCAATTCCCTAAAGAACTGGTCTAGGaaattttgtaagaattctgTTACACTTTGAGATTTTTATGGTGAATTCTAGTGGTGAGATCCAGtctcttttgtctttcttttttttcctctgtcttttcttttccccctctcaTGCCCTTATGAAGTAGTCCAATGGGGAATGCAATAttagaaatagatttttaagagagaacaaggaaaaaatgCAAGATCTTATATTTTTCATGTAACGACCTGTTCTGTATTTATGAGGAGGACCatacaatggaaaacaaaaagtaagCAAACAATAGATTAATTTACATATGAGCATCTATAAAACCCATGATCTTTTAAACAAATCTAGAACCCGAATTTGTAgatcaaaagctaaaaataagattataaataaaatattgttgttTTTTCTGTACCTGGACACAACTCATTTGTAGTATGGCTCAAATGTGAGAAACGAAGGTAATTAGATTTCCTACTTTCTAAGAAAGATAATATTATAGTAATCTCCAATCACAGCACCAATCTCTACAGGGTCCTGTTTCAATGGATGACTTGAGTTTTTGATCTATATTCAAGGATGCTGTGgtgttttttccttctcattaggGTCACCCTTTGTAGAATGCTCAGattaaaaaatgatgattttGTGAAGTAAATTCAATTCCACTTGAAAGAAAGTTTCAGTATAATTTATTCTCTGTCTCCTAAATAAAATTCTGCTGGCTAAATGAAGTGCAACCACAGAATGCAAAGGTACACTAAATTATCCAAGTTGAAAAATCGTTTTTGGTGCTGAGTGTGAGCAAACTCAGTTCAATTCAACAATAATTATTAAAGACCTACTATGTGTTAAACAGTGATGTTAGTGTGTGGACACACTATTAACAAGACCTGGTTTCTGATTTTGAATCACTCACAATCTATATAATATGATTAAAGAAATATCAGTTTATTACTGGGGGCTAGCTTTAATTTTACTGTTAGGTGGAAGGCTGAAAATCAGGACCTTAGAGTTTCAAAATATCAGGTTACTGTTATTACTAAAACCTCCTCATGGTTTCTTCCATCCTTCTGGAAGAGCTGACTCTCTTCTTCCAAATGCAGATTGTAGGGCTGTAAAGAAGTGTATGGATTTGTTGTGACAGATGGATGCTTACCAAGAGGTAGCAAGGCTAATACACTGGTAATTCACTAAAGGTACTTCAAGGAACTGGAGGAATTTTTTGGTATGAAACATACACTAGCTTCCAAGTTAAAAAGGAACTTTCTGGTTACTGGCACCTCAGCACTCTTCTGATATTTTAATATAGTATGTGTCTGACTTCTGTCTTTATCTATGTGAAGCATAGTAAAAATATACATCTCTTATTACTGGCCCTTGAAAACTGCCACCTCATTGGTGAGACAAGAGTTGACTAAGCTAGGGAAAACTTCAGCTCCTGATGAATGAGCAGCTCGGATACTCACACATAACTCCGCAGGCTGGACCTCACACCAGGGTTTTGTGATCTCCAGGTGTAAAAAACCAATCATTACTAGCAAAATAGGTCAGAGAACTGGGAGGAAGAGATAGCAAATGAATGAGACCACACGAGGATCTTGCCTCTATTTTTTGATCACCATTTTTTAGGGgcttttttctccctcatttcctACCTCCCTTTGTTAAGAACACAGTTCACATTTGCTTTTACTGTGGAGAAGACTCAAGAAAAGGGAAAACCCATGCTGGCTGTCATTTGTCAAGCTATTCAATATTGAATGTACTTAATATATTTCTAAGCTGTAGATCAGCTtagaaaccaaccaaccaaacaactcACCAAGGAATATCTAGTGCTAATGCAAAGAAGACTGGTATAAATCCATAAGGGAAAGAATCCTGCCTTCTCTACTTGGTTTGTGTTCTCCAAGCTCTGTCTTTGCTGATTGGAAGCCTTCTTTCATTTGAACTTATAATTCTTAAGGAGTTAGCTCCAGCACACAATTCCTTTCAACTGTGAGGGGTGGTTGAGCAGTTAGATAAATTCTACCAGAATGAAAGGTGAACTTGAACTAAAAATTTAGGTAAGAAAGTCAAGCATACAATTCAGTCCTGTAAGAGATTATAGTTGCCCTAATGAATACatattggaaattatttttaaaactatacatATATTGATGAAAAATTGGTTAAGCCAGACTTGACTTTTACAGTCAATTTAGAAATCCTTTTGACAAAAGTTCCTCACTACAGGTTTTGGGGATGAAAGGTATAGTGTTataattgtatcatttaaaggacACTAAAACGAATTCTAAATGTGTATGATTAGCAGTGTCTGTATTTGCTCTCAATCATGTACTTGGCTTTGGGTGCCTCAATGAGGTAGCTGCACTAATTAGAGTCCATCACACAAAGTGGACTTCCTCGGTACAGCAGAAAGCCCATGTGACTATTTAAATATCTGGTCTATCCTTGTAGCAAAACACATTTCTATTTCTGTCGCTCTTTTTATTCTAAACAAAGGCAACCAAGTGGCAGTATTCTTAAATACTCATGTGCATCAAAAATATGCCATTTACAATTAACCAAGTTAAAATAACCTAATGACAAttttagtatgtatatatatatttcctactAAACTTACGCAGTTTACTTTGGGAAAACATCAAAGAATGCTTTAGAAAGAAGCTTCTCCAACAGTTTTTTGTATTCCAGAATCTTACTCTTTTATACCTGGCTATCACCTCAATCTCCtaaattcttttgaaaatgtcCAAACACATCTGTGGTGACAAAATATTAGAAGAATTTGGTATAATTCATACACATAGGCCCTGATATAGCTTTAATCATTTTCTCTCATATTCTGAATATTCTGGAATCAAATATCATCTTTTTCAAAGATTGAAATAGGTAATTAGAACTTTAGATTGGAACATTGATCAATGCTTTTTTTGAGGAAGAAAATGTTGCTAGTCCGTGATTGGTTTTAGGCCTTATAATCAAAGAGTTAAAAATCAGGATATTATTTAAAACCTACCTACTATGAAATTCTGAATATAGATCTGTTGGGAAATAACTTGACAATAGAAGGGTTATTTacatgggagaaagaaaaggaaagaaacatttataGAACAGGATTTactgaaacatgaaaaaaaataattaagtggATGGCCCCAAGTTATCCAACATTTCCAAGGTAAATATTGATCAaggtgaaagaaaaacacaaaaaaacctgaaTATTTTATCCTCTTGGGATAATCTTCAACA encodes:
- the LRRC4C gene encoding leucine-rich repeat-containing protein 4C, coding for MLNKMTLHPQQIMIGPRFNRALFDPLLVVLLALQLLVVAGLVRAQTCPSVCSCSNQFSKVICVRKNLREVPDGISTNTRLLNLHENQIQIIKVNSFKHLRHLEILQLSRNHIRTIEIGAFNGLANLNTLELFDNRLTTIPNGAFVYLSKLKELWLRNNPIESIPSYAFNRIPSLRRLDLGELKRLSYISEGAFEGLSNLRYLNLAMCNLREIPNLTPLIKLDELDLSGNHLSAIRPGSFQGLMHLQKLWMIQSQIQVIERNAFDNLQSLVEINLAHNNLTLLPHDLFTPLHHLERIHLHHNPWNCNCDILWLSWWIKDMAPSNTACCARCNTPPNLKGRYIGELDQNYFTCYAPVIVEPPADLNVTEGMAAELKCRASTSLTSVSWITPNGTVMTHGAYKVRIAVLSDGTLNFTNVTVQDTGMYTCMVSNSVGNTTASATLNVTAANTTPFSYFSTVTVETMEPSQDEARTTDNNVGPTPVIDWETTNVTTSLTPQSTRSTEKTFTIPVTDINSGIPGIDEVMKTTKIIIGCFVAITLMAAVMLVIFYKMRKQHHRQNHHAPTRTVEIINVDDEITGDTPMESHLPMPAIEHEHLNHYNSYKSPFNHTTTVNTINSIHSSVHEPLLIRMNSKDNVQETQI